Proteins encoded by one window of Kribbella flavida DSM 17836:
- a CDS encoding LacI family DNA-binding transcriptional regulator, whose product MTRTRPTIETVAARAGVGRGTASRVVNGSSQVSAAARAAVLKAVEELGYVPNRAARNLVTRRTDCVALVISEPGERLFSEPYFAGIVRGISTAMAQTQLQLWLSMVQSSIERDRAARFLSREHVDGVLMLSQHADDPLPARVRENGLPLVLCGQPLGEGEQRPEGGDIPFVDADNATGARQAAQYLLDQGRRRIASIAGPQDMSAGVARLQGFRQLAGDELVEYGDFSEDSGAKAMAALLDREPALDAVFAASDPMAFGAMRVLKASGRRIPEDVAVIGFDGSPAGRNSDPPLTSVFQPTEEMGREMTRLLLAQLGGDEPTESHVIVDTQLELRGSA is encoded by the coding sequence ATGACCCGGACCCGTCCCACCATCGAAACCGTCGCGGCCAGGGCGGGGGTGGGGCGGGGCACCGCCTCCCGGGTGGTGAACGGGTCGTCCCAGGTGAGCGCGGCGGCGCGGGCCGCGGTGCTGAAGGCCGTCGAAGAGCTCGGCTACGTGCCGAACCGGGCCGCTCGCAACCTGGTCACCAGGCGGACCGACTGTGTCGCGCTGGTGATCTCCGAGCCGGGGGAGCGACTCTTCTCGGAGCCGTACTTCGCCGGCATCGTCCGCGGGATCAGTACGGCGATGGCGCAGACGCAGCTGCAGCTGTGGTTGTCCATGGTGCAGAGCTCGATCGAGCGGGACCGGGCCGCCCGCTTCCTGAGCCGGGAGCACGTCGACGGGGTGCTGATGCTGTCGCAGCACGCCGACGATCCGCTGCCCGCGCGGGTGCGGGAGAACGGGCTGCCGCTGGTGCTGTGCGGGCAGCCGCTCGGTGAAGGTGAGCAGCGGCCGGAGGGCGGGGACATCCCGTTCGTCGACGCGGACAACGCGACCGGGGCGCGCCAGGCGGCGCAGTACCTGCTGGACCAGGGGCGACGGCGGATCGCTTCCATCGCCGGTCCGCAGGACATGTCCGCCGGAGTCGCGCGGCTGCAGGGGTTCCGCCAGCTCGCCGGTGACGAGCTGGTCGAGTACGGCGACTTCAGCGAGGACAGCGGGGCCAAGGCGATGGCCGCGTTGCTGGACCGGGAGCCGGCGCTCGACGCGGTGTTCGCCGCCTCCGACCCGATGGCGTTCGGGGCGATGCGGGTGCTCAAGGCCTCCGGGCGCCGGATTCCGGAGGATGTGGCGGTGATCGGGTTCGACGGTTCGCCGGCCGGCCGCAACTCCGATCCGCCGCTGACGTCGGTGTTCCAGCCGACCGAGGAGATGGGCCGGGAGATGACCCGGCTGTTGCTGGCGCAGCTGGGCGGGGACGAGCCGACCGAGTCCCACGTCATCGTCGACACGCAGCTGGAGCTCCGCGGCAGCGCCTGA
- a CDS encoding MarR family winged helix-turn-helix transcriptional regulator, giving the protein MPDELNLGLLLFIPYRALESRVFEALAAAGFDDFTPAQARVFQRIGRNGTRLTELADQAQVTKQTAGFLVDQLERAGYVRRTPDPTDARARLVQIADRGRRTIPVAAAAVAEVEAEWVAHLGTTRARQLREALTSLREITDPYA; this is encoded by the coding sequence GTGCCGGACGAGCTGAATCTCGGGTTGCTGCTGTTCATCCCGTACCGCGCTCTGGAGAGCCGGGTGTTCGAGGCGCTGGCGGCCGCCGGGTTCGACGACTTCACCCCGGCGCAGGCACGGGTCTTCCAGCGAATCGGCCGGAACGGGACTCGACTGACCGAACTGGCCGACCAGGCCCAGGTGACCAAGCAGACGGCCGGCTTCCTGGTCGACCAGTTGGAACGCGCCGGCTACGTCCGCCGGACGCCCGACCCGACCGACGCCCGGGCCCGGCTGGTGCAGATCGCCGACCGCGGCCGCCGGACGATCCCGGTCGCCGCGGCAGCCGTCGCCGAGGTCGAGGCCGAGTGGGTCGCCCACCTCGGCACGACCCGGGCCCGGCAGTTGCGCGAGGCGCTCACCAGCCTGCGTGAGATCACCGACCCGTACGCCTGA
- a CDS encoding GH1 family beta-glucosidase, protein MTTDSQTQPGAGLQLPTGFLFGAATAAYQVEGAVAAGGRGPSIWDTFSHAPGRVLGGDTGDVAIEHYDRYRDDVAVMADLGLQAYRFSIAWPRVQPTGRGALNQRGVDFYSRLIDELLEAGIEPWPTLYHWDLPQPLEDAGGWPVRDTAERFADYAGAIAAALGDRVKQWTTLNEPWCSAFLGYGSGVHAPGRQEPAAAVRAGHHLMLGHGLAAGLLRSGGHQVGVTINLYDVVPASEREVDLEAARRIDGLQNRFFLDPVLRGSYPADVMADLAAVTGFEHVRDGDLDVISTPLDLLGVNYYSRHVVAGAQTDGDDGHGGGVGSAASPWPGSEHVGFLKGELPVTAMGWEIHADGLRRVLERVAREYPAVPLYVTENGAAFADAPDADGLVRDPDRIAYLDGHLRACQAAIDAGVPLRGYFCWSLFDNFEWSWGYARRFGLVHVDYATQTRTPKSSAFWYSDLIRGRLAT, encoded by the coding sequence GTGACGACCGACAGCCAGACCCAGCCCGGCGCCGGACTGCAACTGCCCACCGGATTCCTGTTCGGCGCTGCCACCGCGGCGTACCAGGTCGAGGGCGCGGTGGCCGCCGGCGGCCGTGGTCCGTCGATCTGGGACACCTTCTCGCACGCGCCGGGCCGGGTGCTCGGCGGCGACACCGGCGACGTCGCGATCGAGCACTACGACCGGTACCGCGACGACGTCGCGGTGATGGCCGACCTCGGCCTGCAGGCCTACCGGTTCTCGATCGCCTGGCCGCGGGTCCAGCCGACCGGGCGCGGTGCGCTCAACCAGCGCGGCGTCGACTTCTACTCCCGGCTGATCGACGAGCTGCTGGAGGCCGGGATCGAGCCGTGGCCCACCTTGTACCACTGGGACCTGCCGCAACCGCTGGAGGACGCGGGCGGTTGGCCGGTGCGCGACACGGCGGAGCGGTTCGCCGACTACGCGGGGGCGATCGCCGCCGCGCTGGGGGACCGGGTCAAGCAGTGGACGACGCTCAACGAGCCGTGGTGCTCGGCGTTTCTCGGCTACGGCTCGGGCGTTCACGCGCCCGGCCGCCAGGAGCCCGCCGCGGCGGTACGCGCCGGGCACCACCTGATGCTCGGGCACGGCCTGGCCGCAGGGCTGCTGCGTTCCGGTGGCCACCAGGTCGGCGTCACCATCAACCTGTACGACGTGGTGCCGGCCAGCGAGCGGGAGGTCGACCTGGAGGCGGCCCGGCGGATCGACGGGCTGCAGAACCGCTTCTTCCTCGACCCGGTGCTGCGCGGGTCCTACCCGGCCGACGTGATGGCGGATCTCGCCGCGGTGACCGGCTTCGAGCACGTTCGGGACGGGGATCTGGACGTCATCTCCACCCCGCTCGACCTGCTCGGCGTGAACTACTACAGCCGGCACGTCGTCGCCGGCGCCCAGACCGACGGCGACGACGGGCACGGCGGAGGAGTCGGCAGCGCGGCGTCGCCGTGGCCCGGCAGTGAGCACGTCGGCTTTCTCAAGGGCGAGCTGCCGGTCACCGCGATGGGGTGGGAGATCCACGCCGACGGTCTCAGACGCGTGCTCGAGCGGGTCGCCCGCGAGTATCCGGCGGTACCGCTGTACGTCACCGAGAACGGCGCGGCCTTCGCCGACGCGCCGGACGCCGACGGGCTGGTGCGCGACCCCGACCGGATCGCCTACCTGGACGGTCACCTGCGGGCCTGCCAGGCGGCCATCGACGCGGGCGTGCCGTTGCGCGGCTACTTCTGCTGGTCGCTGTTCGACAACTTCGAGTGGTCCTGGGGGTACGCACGGCGCTTCGGCCTGGTGCACGTCGACTACGCGACGCAGACCCGGACGCCGAAAAGCAGTGCTTTTTGGTACTCCGATCTGATCCGAGGCAGGCTAGCCACATGA
- a CDS encoding TetR/AcrR family transcriptional regulator codes for MSGLRERRKAETRQAIQRRAVRMFRRSGYDATTVNDIADAAGVSAMTVYRHFPTKEDLVLWDEFTPVSVAALTSSPAGRPLARRIGDALIETARVATSSDRHSTAERDLLLARLQLMIEVPALRARHLDNQYAAQNAIVTALCGDEPDPAEEFEIRAVSGACLGASHIALVHWARTDGTTDLPTLIRQALAAAFPADFA; via the coding sequence ATGTCGGGGCTCCGGGAACGCCGCAAGGCCGAAACCCGCCAGGCGATCCAGCGCCGGGCGGTCCGGATGTTCCGCCGCAGCGGCTACGACGCGACGACTGTGAACGACATCGCCGACGCGGCCGGCGTGTCCGCGATGACCGTCTACCGGCACTTCCCCACCAAAGAGGACCTGGTCCTCTGGGACGAGTTCACCCCGGTCAGCGTCGCCGCCCTGACCAGCAGTCCGGCCGGCCGTCCGCTCGCCCGGCGCATCGGCGACGCGCTGATCGAGACGGCCCGGGTCGCGACCAGTTCCGACCGGCACTCGACGGCCGAGCGCGATCTGCTGCTCGCCCGGCTCCAGCTGATGATCGAGGTCCCCGCCCTCCGCGCCCGCCACCTCGACAACCAGTACGCCGCGCAGAACGCCATCGTCACCGCGCTCTGCGGCGACGAGCCCGATCCCGCCGAGGAGTTCGAGATCCGCGCGGTGTCCGGGGCGTGCCTCGGCGCCAGCCACATCGCCCTCGTCCACTGGGCCCGCACCGACGGCACCACCGACCTACCGACCCTGATCCGCCAAGCCCTCGCCGCAGCTTTCCCAGCAGATTTCGCCTGA
- a CDS encoding carbohydrate ABC transporter permease, which produces MTSSSVIRSSAAARAAGDRVPWRSRLTRADVRFAPYFFIAPFFVLFAVFGAFPLVYTGWVSLHDWHLIGEHTFVGFGNYTALFADPDFWNALKNTVGIFVIATVPQLLMALAVANLLNRKIRARTFFRMGVLIPNVTSVAAVGIVFGQLFARDVGLVNYVITTFGLDAVDWQANTWSSWIAIAVMVDWRWTGYNTLILLGAMQAIPKDLYESASLDGAAPWQQFWRITVPLLRPTLVFTVIISTIGGLQLFTEPVIFGNGKMLGGTLGQFQTVTMYMYETAFQRFQYGYGAAIAWSLFGLIVVFSLINLVIVRRAARWAR; this is translated from the coding sequence GTGACCTCTTCCAGCGTCATCCGGTCGTCGGCGGCAGCGCGTGCCGCCGGCGACCGGGTTCCCTGGCGCTCCCGGCTGACCCGCGCGGACGTGAGGTTCGCGCCGTACTTCTTCATCGCGCCGTTCTTCGTCCTGTTCGCGGTCTTCGGCGCGTTCCCGCTGGTCTACACCGGCTGGGTGTCGCTGCACGACTGGCACCTGATCGGTGAGCACACCTTCGTCGGCTTCGGCAACTACACCGCGCTGTTCGCGGACCCGGACTTCTGGAACGCGCTGAAGAACACCGTCGGCATCTTCGTGATCGCCACCGTGCCGCAGCTGCTGATGGCGCTGGCGGTGGCGAACCTGCTCAACCGCAAGATCCGCGCCCGGACGTTCTTCCGGATGGGCGTGCTGATTCCCAACGTCACCTCGGTGGCCGCCGTCGGCATCGTCTTCGGGCAGCTGTTCGCTCGCGACGTCGGCCTGGTCAACTACGTGATCACCACCTTCGGCCTGGACGCGGTGGACTGGCAGGCCAACACCTGGTCGAGCTGGATCGCGATCGCGGTGATGGTCGACTGGCGCTGGACCGGCTACAACACGCTGATCCTGCTCGGCGCGATGCAGGCGATCCCCAAGGACCTCTACGAGTCGGCCTCGCTGGACGGCGCGGCCCCGTGGCAGCAGTTCTGGCGGATCACCGTTCCGTTGCTGCGCCCGACGCTGGTGTTCACCGTGATCATCTCCACGATCGGTGGGCTGCAGCTGTTCACCGAGCCGGTGATCTTCGGCAACGGCAAGATGCTCGGCGGCACGCTCGGCCAGTTCCAGACCGTCACCATGTACATGTACGAGACGGCGTTCCAGCGTTTCCAGTACGGCTACGGTGCCGCGATCGCCTGGTCGCTGTTCGGCCTGATCGTGGTGTTCTCGCTGATCAACCTGGTGATCGTGCGGCGGGCCGCGAGGTGGGCGCGATGA
- a CDS encoding extracellular solute-binding protein, whose amino-acid sequence MSQSKRFLAVTAAAVTALGMVGACSKDTGDAVPAADGGQVNLVVDTFGDFGYKALVAQYQQQNPNVKVELRSVQKLDDYKPKLTQYLAAGTGAGDVVALEEGILNEFKTQPQNFVNLLDHGAAAQQGDFLPWKWDLGKVGADGPLIGLGTDVGGLAVCYRKDLFAKAGLPTDRDAVSKLWPTWDGFISTGKKFTAANTGAKGFVDSVTTSFSAMLSQAGETNFYDRDNKLIADSNPVVKQAWDTSMKMVSEGVSAKVATWSKDWEAGFKNGSFAVTMCPSWMLGIIKTNSGAANAGKWDVAAVPGGGGNWGGSWLAVPTQSKHPKEAYELAKFLTSPTGQVAAFKEAGPLPSSPKALDDPAFQALTNDYFSKAPVGKIFGNGAKSLKPLVLGPKHQAVKERAFEPAMQAVEQGKLSADKAWQQALKTAAKEAK is encoded by the coding sequence ATGAGCCAGAGCAAGCGGTTCCTGGCGGTCACGGCGGCTGCCGTGACGGCTTTGGGCATGGTCGGGGCATGCAGCAAGGACACGGGTGACGCCGTACCGGCGGCGGACGGTGGCCAGGTCAACCTGGTCGTCGACACGTTCGGCGACTTCGGCTACAAGGCGCTGGTCGCGCAGTACCAGCAGCAGAATCCGAACGTGAAGGTCGAGTTGCGCAGCGTGCAGAAGCTCGACGACTACAAGCCCAAGCTGACCCAGTACCTGGCCGCCGGGACCGGCGCCGGGGACGTGGTGGCGCTCGAGGAGGGCATTCTCAACGAGTTCAAGACCCAGCCGCAGAACTTCGTCAACCTGCTCGACCACGGCGCGGCCGCCCAGCAGGGCGACTTCCTGCCGTGGAAGTGGGACCTCGGCAAGGTCGGCGCGGACGGGCCGCTGATCGGGCTCGGAACCGACGTGGGCGGTCTGGCCGTCTGCTACCGCAAGGACCTGTTCGCCAAGGCCGGCCTGCCGACCGACCGCGACGCGGTGTCGAAGCTGTGGCCGACCTGGGACGGCTTCATCAGTACCGGCAAGAAGTTCACCGCCGCGAACACCGGTGCCAAGGGCTTCGTCGACTCGGTCACCACCAGCTTCAGCGCGATGCTGTCGCAGGCGGGCGAGACGAACTTCTACGACCGCGACAACAAGCTGATCGCGGACTCCAACCCGGTCGTGAAGCAGGCCTGGGACACCTCGATGAAGATGGTCTCCGAAGGCGTCAGCGCCAAGGTCGCGACCTGGTCGAAGGACTGGGAGGCCGGCTTCAAGAACGGCAGCTTCGCGGTCACCATGTGCCCGTCGTGGATGCTCGGCATCATCAAGACGAACTCCGGCGCCGCGAACGCCGGCAAGTGGGACGTTGCCGCGGTGCCTGGTGGCGGTGGCAACTGGGGTGGTTCCTGGCTTGCGGTGCCGACCCAGAGCAAGCACCCGAAGGAGGCCTACGAGCTGGCCAAGTTCCTGACCAGCCCGACCGGCCAGGTGGCCGCGTTCAAGGAGGCCGGTCCGCTGCCGTCGTCGCCCAAGGCGCTGGACGACCCGGCGTTCCAGGCGCTCACCAACGACTACTTCTCGAAGGCGCCGGTGGGCAAGATCTTCGGCAACGGCGCGAAGTCGCTGAAGCCGCTGGTGCTCGGTCCCAAGCACCAGGCCGTCAAGGAGCGTGCCTTCGAGCCGGCCATGCAGGCCGTCGAGCAGGGCAAGCTCAGCGCTGACAAGGCGTGGCAGCAGGCGCTGAAGACCGCTGCCAAAGAGGCGAAGTGA
- a CDS encoding carbohydrate ABC transporter permease — MRAASIRLWRTSPATYLALVVGCVLSLFPIYWMFVVATRTNDVINDVPPPLLPGGALADNVGRVFANEHAAFAYGLVNSLVVSSVVTLSVVFFSTLAGFAFAKLRFRGRNGLLLVIVGTMMVPVQLGLIPLYMLMVKIGWNGTLQAVIVPFLVSGFGVFMMRQYAAEAISDELVEAARVDGCSTFRIYWNVVLPILRPAAAVLGLLTFMQTWNEFIWPYAVLDANTPTVQLSLSLLATAYYTDYAQVFAATALATLPLLAVFILFGRQIIGGIMEGAIKS; from the coding sequence ATGAGGGCCGCCTCGATCCGGCTGTGGCGGACCAGCCCGGCGACGTACCTGGCGCTGGTCGTCGGCTGCGTGCTGTCGCTGTTCCCGATCTACTGGATGTTCGTCGTGGCCACCCGGACCAACGACGTGATCAACGACGTACCGCCGCCGCTGCTGCCCGGCGGCGCGCTGGCCGACAACGTCGGCCGGGTGTTTGCCAACGAGCACGCTGCCTTCGCCTACGGGCTGGTGAACTCGCTGGTGGTCTCCAGCGTCGTCACCCTGTCGGTGGTGTTCTTCTCCACGCTGGCCGGCTTCGCCTTCGCCAAGCTGCGGTTCCGCGGCCGCAACGGGCTGCTGCTGGTGATCGTCGGCACGATGATGGTGCCGGTCCAGCTGGGGCTGATCCCGCTCTACATGCTGATGGTGAAGATCGGCTGGAACGGGACGCTGCAAGCGGTGATCGTGCCGTTCCTGGTCAGCGGGTTCGGCGTGTTCATGATGCGCCAGTACGCCGCCGAGGCGATCTCGGACGAGCTGGTGGAGGCCGCCCGGGTCGACGGTTGCTCGACCTTCCGGATCTACTGGAACGTCGTGCTGCCCATCCTGCGGCCGGCCGCGGCGGTGCTCGGCCTGCTCACGTTCATGCAGACCTGGAACGAGTTCATCTGGCCGTACGCCGTTCTGGACGCCAACACCCCGACCGTTCAGCTGTCGCTCAGCCTGCTGGCGACGGCGTACTACACCGACTACGCGCAGGTCTTCGCGGCGACGGCGCTGGCCACGCTGCCCCTGCTCGCGGTGTTCATCCTGTTCGGCCGCCAGATCATCGGCGGCATCATGGAAGGTGCGATCAAGTCGTGA
- a CDS encoding VOC family protein: MSVTLEQIAVDCSDVLALATFWANVLETEVEAGSNEYAATVQRTAGGPAMMFLKVPEQPSGTKNRLHFDLASTDWAAEVDRLVSLGAKRHGEFTEYGVHWVTLTDPEGNVFDLAEAH; encoded by the coding sequence ATGTCCGTCACCCTCGAGCAGATCGCCGTCGACTGCTCCGACGTCCTCGCCCTGGCCACGTTCTGGGCCAACGTGCTGGAGACCGAGGTCGAGGCCGGCAGCAACGAGTACGCCGCCACCGTGCAGCGGACCGCCGGCGGCCCGGCGATGATGTTCCTGAAGGTCCCCGAGCAGCCGTCCGGGACGAAGAACCGGCTGCACTTCGACCTCGCCAGCACCGACTGGGCCGCCGAGGTCGACCGGCTGGTGTCGCTGGGCGCGAAGCGGCACGGAGAGTTCACCGAGTACGGCGTGCACTGGGTCACGCTGACCGATCCCGAGGGCAACGTCTTCGACCTCGCCGAGGCCCACTGA
- a CDS encoding MerR family transcriptional regulator, which produces MTASVTIGEFSRLTHLSVKTLHHYHDIGLLAPALIDPSSGYRRYRITQVPTAQLIRRLRELQMPLAQVREVVEAPDVTTRDQTLRLHLERMEQELNRTQQVVSSLRSMLTLPVTQLEVEYRFVPAFRAFAVTDRVHRDHIDTWCAATFGRLAALAGREEITATMGATYGDEFFTDDVGEVVGFLPVAPDQAPREGVELVDLPAAFFAVGVHAGPFADFDRTYGALGSHVAQYNEIAPGPIRELYVVGPGDTTDPTQFRTEVCWPIQRIPATKG; this is translated from the coding sequence ATGACGGCTTCGGTGACCATCGGGGAGTTCTCCCGGCTCACTCATCTCAGCGTGAAGACGCTGCACCACTACCACGACATCGGCCTGCTCGCCCCGGCCCTGATCGATCCCTCGTCGGGCTACCGGCGGTACCGGATCACCCAGGTGCCGACCGCGCAGCTGATCCGCCGCCTCCGTGAGCTGCAGATGCCGCTTGCCCAGGTGCGCGAGGTCGTCGAGGCCCCCGATGTCACCACCCGCGACCAGACTCTGCGCCTCCACCTCGAGCGGATGGAGCAGGAGCTGAACCGCACCCAGCAGGTGGTCAGCTCGCTCCGCTCGATGCTCACCCTCCCGGTCACCCAGCTCGAGGTCGAGTACCGTTTCGTGCCGGCCTTCCGCGCGTTCGCCGTCACCGACCGCGTGCACCGCGACCACATCGACACCTGGTGCGCCGCCACCTTCGGCCGCCTCGCCGCGCTCGCCGGCCGCGAGGAAATCACCGCCACCATGGGCGCGACGTACGGCGACGAGTTCTTCACCGACGACGTCGGCGAGGTGGTCGGCTTCCTTCCGGTCGCGCCGGACCAGGCGCCTCGCGAAGGAGTCGAGCTCGTCGACCTGCCGGCCGCCTTCTTCGCGGTCGGGGTGCACGCCGGTCCGTTCGCCGACTTCGACCGCACGTACGGCGCTCTCGGCAGCCACGTCGCGCAGTACAACGAGATCGCCCCCGGCCCGATCCGCGAGCTGTACGTCGTCGGTCCGGGCGACACCACCGATCCGACCCAGTTCCGCACCGAAGTCTGCTGGCCGATCCAGCGGATCCCTGCGACGAAAGGCTGA
- a CDS encoding ArsR/SmtB family transcription factor, protein MATTFEVLAEPRRREILDLLRGGERPVGELVDALELSQPAVSKHLKVLRDAGLVEVRQDAQRRWYRLRPAPLAEIDAWLEPYRDLWRGRLDALEAHLDRMDD, encoded by the coding sequence ATGGCAACTACGTTCGAGGTGCTCGCGGAGCCGCGGCGGCGCGAGATCCTCGACCTGTTGCGCGGGGGCGAGCGGCCCGTCGGCGAGCTGGTCGACGCGCTGGAGCTGAGCCAGCCGGCGGTGTCGAAGCATCTGAAGGTGCTCCGGGACGCGGGGCTGGTCGAGGTCCGGCAGGACGCCCAGCGCCGCTGGTACCGGCTGCGGCCGGCGCCGCTCGCCGAGATCGACGCCTGGCTCGAGCCGTACCGCGATCTGTGGCGAGGCCGGCTCGACGCGCTGGAGGCTCACCTCGACCGGATGGACGACTGA
- a CDS encoding maleylpyruvate isomerase family mycothiol-dependent enzyme, producing the protein MRTEEIWTYVEAERVSLAELLAGLTAEQWRTPSLCPGWSVQDVAAHVISSPQARVLPVVAGMVRARGDFNRFVFDEARRAGATYSPGEILAQYDRYAGSRRRPVGTVPMDPLLDVLIHGQDIAVPLGIRRLMPPEAARAAADRIWVKSFPFKARRRFAGVRLVATDVDWSAGSGAELRGPIAALLQLLSGRTHVTPQLTGSGVSHLTDR; encoded by the coding sequence ATGCGCACCGAGGAGATCTGGACGTACGTCGAGGCGGAGCGGGTGAGCCTTGCGGAGCTGCTCGCCGGTCTCACTGCCGAGCAGTGGCGGACGCCGTCGCTCTGTCCGGGCTGGAGCGTCCAGGACGTCGCCGCGCACGTGATCTCGTCACCGCAGGCGCGGGTCCTGCCGGTGGTCGCCGGCATGGTGCGGGCCCGCGGAGACTTCAACCGGTTCGTCTTCGACGAGGCCCGGCGCGCCGGGGCGACGTACAGCCCGGGGGAGATCCTCGCGCAGTACGACCGGTACGCCGGTTCGCGGCGCCGGCCGGTCGGCACCGTGCCGATGGATCCGCTGCTCGACGTGCTCATCCACGGCCAGGACATCGCCGTGCCACTGGGCATTCGCCGGCTGATGCCCCCGGAGGCGGCCCGGGCCGCGGCGGACCGGATCTGGGTGAAGTCGTTCCCGTTCAAGGCGCGTCGGCGGTTCGCCGGCGTACGGCTGGTTGCCACGGACGTCGACTGGTCGGCAGGCTCCGGCGCGGAGCTCCGCGGCCCGATCGCGGCGCTGCTGCAGCTGCTCAGCGGTCGCACGCACGTCACGCCGCAGTTGACCGGCAGCGGGGTTTCGCATCTCACCGACCGGTAG